In Rosa chinensis cultivar Old Blush chromosome 1, RchiOBHm-V2, whole genome shotgun sequence, a genomic segment contains:
- the LOC112169153 gene encoding 1-aminocyclopropane-1-carboxylate oxidase homolog 1 — protein MASDNSSNNDLLLQQLKAFDESKAGIKGLVDAGITKVPQICIIPPKDRASQEPSAGNIPVIDLSDIIVKRDEVVEQVRQAAGAVGFFQVVNHGIPNELMDEMIEGVRGFHYLPKEEKAEYYTRELLRNVKYFSSFNLYESRYASWKDTMFSEMANLDPQELPLVLRDISLRYYNQAYKLAITLFELLSEALGLKSNHLVELGGLKGCLLATHFYPPCPEPELTIGKVAHSDGCFLTILLQDQIGGLQILSDEKWIDIAPVPGALIINVGDFLQLVSNDRFISVKHRVLAKKKGPRISVGCFFRDISRESLNKVYEPIKELTSDDDNPPIYRGTSVKDYVAGYYRKGLFNGAYNGLEYLKL, from the exons ATGGCATCCGATAATTCTAGCAACAATGACCTTCTTCTCCAGCAGCTGAAGGCCTTTGACGAATCCAAAGCTGGTATAAAAGGACTCGTGGATGCCGGAATCACAAAAGTCCCACAGATTTGCATCATACCACCGAAGGATCGCGCCAGCCAGGAACCAAGTGCTGGAAATATCCCTGTCATTGACCTCAGTGACATTATTGTGAAGCGTGATGAGGTGGTTGAACAAGTCCGGCAGGCTGCAGGGGCTGTAGGGTTTTTCCAGGTGGTGAACCATGGGATACCGAATGAGTTAATGGACGAAATGATAGAGGGGGTGCGTGGATTTCACTACCTACCAAAGGAGGAGAAGGCTGAGTACTATACTAGAGAACTCCTGAGGAATGTGAAGTACTTCAGTAGCTTCAATTTATATGAGTCAAGATATGCTTCATGGAAGGACACCATGTTTAGTGAAATGGCGAATCTTGATCCTCAAGAATTGCCACTGGTTTTAAG GGATATAAGTTTACGGTACTATAACCAAGCTTACAAGTTAGCTATTACTTTGTTTGAACTGCTATCCGAGGCACTAGGGCTCAAATCTAACCACCTTGTAGAGTTGGGTGGTCTGAAAGGGTGTCTTCTAGCCACTCACTTCTATCCACCATGTCCTGAGCCTGAGCTGACCATTGGCAAAGTCGCCCACTCGGATGGTTGTTTTCTCACCATCCTCCTTCAAGACCAAATTGGTGGACTCCAGATTCTAAGTGACGAAAAATGGATTGACATTGCTCCTGTGCCTGGAGCTCTAATTATCAATGTCGGAGATTTCTTGCAGCTAGTCTCTAATGACAGGTTCATAAGTGTCAAACACCGAGTGTTGGCCAAAAAGAAAGGTCCAAGAATATCTGTGGGATGCTTTTTCAGAGATATTTCACGGGAAAGTTTGAACAAAGTGTATGAACCAATCAAGGAGTTGACGTCTGATGATGACAATCCTCCAATTTACCGAGGAACGAGTGTAAAAGACTATGTTGCAGGATATTACAGGAAAGGACTCTTCAATGGCGCATATAACGGACTAGAATATTTGAAGCTGTGA
- the LOC112181874 gene encoding uncharacterized protein LOC112181874 has translation MEFFKSWYNVIWLIFSLSSTSFLQASYGYDPESLSTFFHHYANTSVSNPHTGILYNLSLPANFSGMEASFARILSAKFLSRGVNFSSVYIPPRVIPMPYVKRLTIVYENLGNWSSVYYQVSNYTLVAPVVGFLAYDSNSSAIGTQKLNFSTLGDPIAIQFPHIDVQGEKPKCVEFGVGGSFEIKDMTEANECLTHGEGHFSLVVPSPITPTPTPMPTPTPTPAPKNKDKLRKGLIAGICGMVILGLVMIVMYKLVRRRQIRAMEKQSEKDVAFNTFWVGRSKMPSASMTRTQPYLEQAEYAP, from the coding sequence ATGGAGTTCTTCAAAAGCTGGTACAATGTTATCTGGCTTATCTTTTCTCTATCATCAACATCATTTCTTCAAGCCTCATATGGCTACGATCCCGAGTCCTTGAGTACTTTTTTTCATCATTATGCAAATACCAGTGTAAGCAATCCTCATACGGGCATCTTATACAATCTTTCTCTTCCGGCTAATTTCTCCGGTATGGAAGCTTCATTTGCTAGGATCCTTAGTGCAAAGTTTTTGAGTAGAGGAGTAAATTTCAGTTCAGTTTATATACCACCAAGGGTTATACCAATGCCATATGTGAAAAGGTTAACTATAGTGTATGAGAATTTAGGCAATTGGTCTTCAGTTTACTATCAAGTGTCCAATTACACATTGGTTGCTCCTGTTGTTGGCTTCCTGGCTTATGATTCTAATTCAAGTGCAATAGGAACTCAAAAGCTCAATTTCAGCACTCTGGGTGACCCAATTGCAATCCAGTTTCCTCATATTGATGTGCAAGGGGAAAAACCAAAGTGTGTTGAATTTGGTGTTGGTGGGAGCTTTGAGATCAAAGACATGACTGAGGCAAATGAGTGTCTTACACATGGTGAAGGGCATTTTTCTCTTGTTGTTCCATCTCCTATAACACCGACGCCAACACCAATGCCTACGCCAACGCCAACACCAGCACCAAAGAACAAAGATAAGTTGCGAAAAGGACTTATTGCTGGAATTTGTGGGATGGTTATACTAGGGTTGGTAATGATAGTCATGTACAAGTTAGTGAGAAGGAGGCAAATTAGAGCTATGGAGAAGCAGTCTGAAAAGGATGTGGCCTTCAATACATTCTGGGTTGGGAGAAGTAAAATGCCTTCTGCATCAATGACTAGAACCCAACCATACCTTGAACAAGCAGAATATGCTCCTtga
- the LOC112196414 gene encoding deoxypodophyllotoxin synthase, whose protein sequence is MGSMTLPKELPNINFSLQDLKPGSSSWASTCKQVRYALEEYGCFVALYQQVSPQLMDNIFGQSRDLFDVPLENKVKNTSEEPFRGYIGPNPLMPLYEGMAIDNVTSPQETQKFRDLMWPNGKTKFCEITDLFAKLLGDLENTVEKMMFESFGVPQEQYESLASSNSHLLRFLKYRTPEESDTVIRFPSHTDKNFTTIVVQHDVGGLEVQTKYGDWISVESAPSQFLFMAGDGLQVWSNDRVKACHHRVKHCGDKTRYSLGMFTFNNGVFQVPKELVDDSHPLLYNQFDSRGFIRFYTTEEAKKAKSPIKAYCGVKN, encoded by the exons ATGGGTTCCATGACACTTCCCAAAGAGCTTCCCAACATCAATTTCTCCCTCCAAGACTTGAAGCCTGGCTCAAGCTCCTgggcttccacctgcaaacaaGTCCGCTATGCACTCGAAGAATACGGTTGCTTTGTGGCTTTGTACCAACAAGTTTCCCCACAGCTCATGGACAATATCTTTGGCCAATCCAGGGATTTGTTCGACGTTCCCCTTGAAAACAAAGTCAAGAACACCAGCGAGGAGCCTTTCCGTGGCTATATCGGACCAAACCCGCTCATGCCGCTCTATGAAGGCATGGCCATTGACAACGTCACATCCCCACAAGAAACTCAAAAGTTCAGGGACCTCATGTGGCCTAATGGAAAGACCAAATTCTG TGAAATCACAGATCTGTTTGCCAAGTTGCTCGGGGACTTGGAAAACACAGTGGAAAAAATGATGTTCGAAAGCTTTGGGGTACCCCAAGAGCAATATGAATCGTTGGCAAGTTCAAACAGTCATCTTCTTCGTTTTCTCAAGTACAGGACACCAGAAGAGAGCGACACAGTCATAAGGTTTCCGAGCCACACAGACAAGAACTTCACTACCATTGTTGTTCAGCATGATGTCGGTGGCCTCGAGGTTCAGACTAAGTATGGTGATTGGATTAGTGTCGAGTCTGCACCTTCTCAGTTCCTCTTCATGGCTGGTGATGGACTTCAG GTATGGAGCAATGACAGAGTGAAAGCTTGCCACCATCGAGTGAAGCACTGCGGGGACAAGACTCGATACTCACTGGGAATGTTTACGTTTAACAATGGAGTATTCCAAGTACCCAAAGAGCTAGTAGACGACAGCCACCCACTCCTCTACAACCAGTTCGACAGTCGTGGCTTCATAAGATTTTACACCACAGAGGAGGCCAAGAAGGCAAAATCACCCATCAAAGCCTATTGTGGTGTTAAAAACTAG